The DNA window TCGAGCATCGAGCCCGTCCTCGCCACGGTTGCCGAGGGCGACCAGGTTCTTGCCGGAGCCGTCATCGGCGCCGTGGCCTCCGGGGGTCACTGCTCCGATTCGTGTGCGCATTTCGGCGTCCGTCTCCACGGCGAGTACGTGAACCCGCTCGCACTGCTCGAGTCGCTCCAGCGGGCGGTGCTCCTTCCGCTGGAGCGCTGATCCCGCTCAGGCGCGCGGATGGGCGCCGCGGTAACTCTCCCGCAGCCGCTCGGTTGAGACGTGCGTGTAGATCTGTGTCGTGCCGAGAGAGGCGTGGCCGAGCATCTCCTGGACCGCGCGAAGATCGGCACCGCCGTCGAGCAGATGCGTCGCTGCCGTGTGCCGAAGCGCGTGAGGCCCCTGGGCGGATCCGCCCGGCAGCGACGCGAGCAACCTGCTGACCAGGTTGTACACGCTCTTCGGCCCCATTCGCGCTCCCTTCACACCGAGGAAGACAGCATCCGTCGTCTCTTTCCCCCGCGCCAGCAGGGCAGCACGGCCGAGCCGCAGGTAGTCGACGAGCGCCGAGTGCGCGGGAACGCCGAACGGGACGACGCGCTCTTTCGATCCTTTGCCGACCACGCGGAGCGTCAGCCGGTCGAGGTCGATGTCGTCGACGTTGAGGCCGCACAGCTCCGACACGCGGGTGCCTGTTGCATAGAGCAACTCGATGAGCGCGGCGTTGCGAAGTGCGACGGGATCCCCTGTCGCGGCCAGTTCGGCGAGGGAATCGAGCATGGCGTCCATCTGGGGCCGTTGCACCACGTGCGGCAGCGACCTCCCCGTCTTCGGCGAGCGCAACCGAACCGCGGTATCGACGGGGACGTGCCCATTCTGCGCGAGCCAGGCGGACCACCCCCTGACAGAGGCGGACCGTCTCGCGAGCGTCGACGGCCCGAGCCCAGCCTGGGACGATTTCCAGAGCCAGTCCCTCAGCAGGTCAAGGTCCACCTCCGTGACGAGGTCCCTCTCCCGCTTCGCCGCGAACACCGCGAAGTCGGTGAGGTCGGATTCATAGGCCCTGCACGTCGACTCCGAGTACTGTCGCTCGACCGCGATGTGATCGATGTATTGAGCGACGGCGGACGGGATCTTCATCCCTCAAGAATTACGCACCCGCCGCCCTATCCCCCGCAGGCGCACCACGAATCACTCCCTGATCAGTTGGGAAGCCGGCGAGCTGCGACGCTCAGATCAGATCAGAAAGCAGAACACTCCCGTCGCCACGCACATCGCGAGCATCCCCGTTGCGTTCACGAAGAGATTCCTGCCGAAGTCGCGTGCGGCGATATGCATGGAGATCGCCACGAGAAAATACAGTACGAGCGCCGCGCACGTGAGATCGCACCGAGGTAGGGAATCCAGATGCCCGCTACCAGGCCCAGCGCTGCGGCGAACTTCACCGGCGTC is part of the Mycetocola zhujimingii genome and encodes:
- a CDS encoding tyrosine recombinase, with amino-acid sequence MKIPSAVAQYIDHIAVERQYSESTCRAYESDLTDFAVFAAKRERDLVTEVDLDLLRDWLWKSSQAGLGPSTLARRSASVRGWSAWLAQNGHVPVDTAVRLRSPKTGRSLPHVVQRPQMDAMLDSLAELAATGDPVALRNAALIELLYATGTRVSELCGLNVDDIDLDRLTLRVVGKGSKERVVPFGVPAHSALVDYLRLGRAALLARGKETTDAVFLGVKGARMGPKSVYNLVSRLLASLPGGSAQGPHALRHTAATHLLDGGADLRAVQEMLGHASLGTTQIYTHVSTERLRESYRGAHPRA